The Pseudomonas bijieensis DNA window CAAGGCCAAGTGACTGCCGCGCTTGCTGGCGGCGATGGCATGGATTTCGTCGACAATCACCGTGCGCGTGCTGGCGAGCATTTGCCGGCCGGAGTCGGAGCCGAGCAGCACGTAGAGCGATTCGGGCGTGGTCACCAGAATGTGCGGCGCGGTCTTGCGCATTGCCGAGCGGTCTTTTTGCGGCGTGTCGCCGGTGCGCACGGCGGTGCTGATAGGCAAGGGCGGCAAGCCCATTTTCTGCAACTGCTCGGTGATGCCGGCCAGTGGGGTTTGCAGGTTGATCTGGATATCGTTGCTCAAGGCCTTGAGCGGCGAGACATAGACCACCAGGGTCTGGTCCGGCAGGCCACCTTGTTCCAGGCCGCGATGCACCAGCTCGTCGAGCACCGCGAGAAACGCCGTCAGGGGTCTTGCCCGAACCGGTGGGCGCCGCCACCAGGGTCGAACGCCGCTGGCCGATCAACGGCCATGCCTGGGCCTGGGCGGCCGTGACCGCCGGGAAAGTCTGGCTGAACCAGGCGCGCACGGCGGGGTGAAAGCCTGCCATGGCGTGGTCGGCTGGAAGAGGCAGATTCATGGGGCAGTTATGCGGGTGGGAGGGGGAAGATGCAAGTACCGTCCGGGACCTGTGCATAACTTTGAAGTTGATACTGTCCCTGTGGCGAGGGGATTTATCCCCGCTGGACTGCGCAGCAGTCCCTGTAATTGCCACCTGGGTGGGTCAGATTCACCTCATTTGCTTGGTTGGGGCTGCTACGCAGCCCAGCGGGGATAAATCCCCTCGCCACAAGTCAGCGACCAGCCTTGAAAGACCGTCAAACCTGATGATCTGCACTTTACGGATGACGGTTGCGCACTAAACCCGCAAAAATGCAACGATTCCGGCAACGCCTGTGGGCGTTGTCGACCAAATTCTTGTGCCAACAGACTGGGCCTGCTGACTTTATGCGAATGCGCCTTATGTTACTGGGCGGCGGAAATGCCCTTGGGCAGGCGCTGATTCGCCTCGGTGCAGAAGAAGACATCGGTTTTCTTGCCCCCCGCCCGCCCGAAGACGGTTGGGATGCCGCGAGCCTGACGCAACTGCTCGACGACACCCGCCCGGACGCCTTGATCAACCTGGCGTACTACTTCGACTGGTTTCAGGCCGAGGCCGTCAGCGAGCAGCGCCTGGCCGGCCAGGAGCGCGCGGTCGAGCGCCTGGCCGGGCTGTGCCAGCATCACAACATCATCTTGTTGCAACCGTCGAGCTATCGGGTGTTCGACGGCTCCCGCGCCACCGCCTACAGCGAAAAGGACGAGCCCGTGCCTTTGGGCCTACGCGGCCAGGCGTTGTGGCGGATCGAGCAAAGTGTGCGCGCCACCTGCCCGCAGCATGTGCTGCTGCGTTTCGGCTGGCTGCTGGACGACAGCGCCGACGGCATCCTCGGACGTTTCCTGGCCCGGGCCGAGCAGCCTGAAGAGCTACTGCTGGCGGATGACCGGCGGGGTAATCCAACGCCGGTGGACGATGCCGCGCGGGTGATCATCTCGGTGCTCAAGCAACTCGATTGCGCCGCGCCGCTGTGGGGCACCTACCATTACGCCGGCCACGAGGCGACCACGCCGCTGGCACTGGGCCAGGCGATCCTCACCGAAGCCCGCGCCCTGCATCCCCTGGCAATTGAGTCGCCCACCCCCCAGGCCCACGCCGCACGGCCGGACGCGGCGGAAGAACCGCAGCACGCGGTCCTGGCCTGCAAGAAAATTCTGCACACTTTCGGGATCAAGCCCCGCGCCTGGCGCGCGGCACTCCCGGGCTTACTGGATAGGTTTTATCGTCATGGCTGAAGGCCCTGTTTTAATCACTGGCGGCGCGGGTTTCATTGGTTCGCACCTGACCGACGCCTTGCTCGCCAAGGGACATTCGGTACGCATCCTCGATGACCTGTCCACCGGCAAGCGCAGCAACCTGCCGCTGGACAACCCGGCGGTCGAACTGATCGAGGGCGATGTCGCCGATGCCGCACTCGTGGCCCGGGCCATGGCCGGTTGCAGCGCGGTGGCGCACCTGGCGGCGGTGGCCTCGGTGCAGGCTTCGGTGGACGACCCGGTGCGCACCCACCAGAGCAACTTCATCGGCACCCTGAACGTTTGCGAGGCCATGCGCCAGGCCGGCGTGAAACGGGTGCTGTTCGCCTCCAGCGCAGCGGTTTATGGCAACAACGGCGAAGGCGAGTCCATCGACGAGGACACGCCCAAGGCCCCGCTCACGCCGTATGCCTCGGACAAGCTGGCCAGCGAGTTCTACCTGGACTTCTATCGCCGCCAGCACGCCCTGGAGCCGGTGGTGTTTCGCTTCTTCAACATCTACGGCCCGCGCCAGGATCCGTCCTCGCCGTACTCCGGGGTCATCAGCATCTTCAGCGAACGGGCACAGAAAGGCCTGCCGATCACTGTGTTCGGCGACGGCGAGCAAACCCGGGATTTTGTCTATGTCGAAGATTTGGTGGACTTGCTGGTGCAGGCCATCGAGAAGCCCGAGGTGGAAGTGGGCGCGGTGAACGTCGGCTGGAACCAGGCCACGACCCTCAAGCAGATGCTCCAGGCCCTGGCCGCCGTGGTGGGCGACCTGCCACCGATCAGCTACGGCCCGGCGCGCTCCGGCGACATCCGTCATTCGCGGGCTGACAATCGCCGCCTCTTGGAACGCTTCAGCTTTCCAGCGCAAACGCCGATGAGCGTGGGGCTGGCGCGGCTGCTGGGACGCTGAGTTTCACAGTCCCACAAATAAGGCGCCTTTCGGGGCGCCTTTTTCGTGAGTCATGCATCGCCTCTGTGGCGAGGGAGCTTGCTCCCGCTGGACTGCGAAGCAGGCCCAAAGCATTTGCGACCGCTTCGCGCTCGAGCGGGAGCAAGCTCCCTCGCCACAGGGTGTGTTGTCTCTTTGCGATGGTGCGCGGGCTTAGAACTTGTAGCCCAACCCCACCATGTAGATCCACGGATCCACATCGACATTCACCTTGGCCCGGGTCCCGCCGGCCACGGCGTTGTTGTCCACATATGCAGTGGTGTCGATGTCGATGTAGCGAACCTGGCCGTTGATCATGATGTTGTCGGTCAACATGTAGTCCGCGCCCACTTGCCACGCCATGCCCCAGCTGTTGCTTGCGCGAAAGTTGCTGAAGCCGTTGGCGCTGGCTTCGCTGCCGACGTGTTCGTCGTAGATCCAGGTGTAGTTGATGCCGGCGCCGACATAAGGCTGGAACGCCGACTTGGCGTCGAGCGGATAGTAGACCAGGCTCAGGGTTGGCGGCAGGTGCTTGAGGGTGCCGAGCTTGTTGTTGGCCGCGCCCAAGGCGGTGCCTTTGATCTTCACGTCGTGCTCGAACGGCGAGGCCGCCAGCAGTTCGATCCCCAGGTTGTTGGTGATCATGTAGGCGAAGTTCAGGCCCAGTTGCGTGTCGCTGCTCATGGTCGCCTTGCCGCCCAGGTCGGCACCGGCCAGCGGGCCACGGTCGACTTTGACGCTGGAACTGTCGGCCTCTGGATTGACGGTAATGGCACCGGCGCGAACGATGATGTCGCCAGCGGTGTGGGCCTGGGCGAGTGGGACGGCGAGCGCGAGGGCGACGAGGGAAGCGCTGAGCAAGGACTTGTGCATGGGGGCTCCAGAGGACATTTCAAAATTGATGTCCTATGGTACGAAGCCGTCTGGGCAGGTCTTTTGACTCAGCTCAATGAAAGTGTGATGAGCATTCAAGGGCCCCATCGCGAGCAGGCTCGCTCCCACAGTCGACCGAGTTTTTTCAGAAGCAATCCGGTCCAATGTGGGAGCGAGCCTGCTCGCGATAGCTATTTCATTGCCAACACATCACCACCAGATTCACTCCGGCAGCTCATACACATAAATCTTCTGCGCCTCCATCTGATACCCGGCATCCGCCAGTTCGCTGGTGGACGGCTTGACCTGCATCGGCCCCTCGACCCAGTACGGCTGGTACAACTCGTCGAGCTTGACCCCGACCTCGCTTTTCACATGCACGATCTGATTGGACGGCGGTGGCGGTACGTGGATGCAGGCGCCGAAGTACGGCACCAGCAAGAAGTCCGTGGTGCGGCCTTCCTCGCTGACTTCCAGCGGCACGATGTAGCCCGGCAGACGAATCTGCTGGCCGTCGAGAGCCTTGACCACCGGGGCGTTGGGCAGGTCCTGCTTGGCCGCTGGCGCGGATTCGGCGGCCAACGCGTCACCCATCTTCGACAGGTCGTGCAGCGGGGTCATGTTCGGCACTTCCGGCGGCGCGTCTGGCGGGATCATTTCCGACCAGGCCAAGTCCCTCGGCTCGGCCGCCCACAGCGGCAGGGCGACTATCAACAACAGCGCAAGCAGGGCGCGGGGCATTTTCACTGTCCTCATAAACGGATCGACAGGCCATCGGCCAACGATTGGCGATAGGCGCGCCAGGCGGGCACGCTGCCCATCAGCAGGGCGGCGAGCAGGATGCCAGCCATGAGCGTCCATTCATATTCGCTGGGCCAACCCAGCGGCAAGTACAAACCGTAGGCCGACTGCACGTAACCCTGGGCGGCGGCGATGCCGATGTACAGCAAGGCCAGTCCGGAGACGACCCCGGCCAGGGCCAGGGCAAAGGCTTCGAGCACCAGCAGCGTCGCGATGTGCCACGGTCGCGCGCCCACCGAACGCAGGATCGCCATTTCCCGGCGGCGTTCGTTGAGGCTGGTGAGGATCGCCGTGAGCATGCCGATCAACCCGGTCAGCACCACGAACAACGAAATCACGAACAAGGCTTTTTCCGCCGTGCCCATCAGGCTCCACAACTCTTGCAGCGCCACGCCCGGCAGGATCGCCAGCAACGGTTCGCCGCGGAACTCGTTGATCTCGCGCTGCAAGGCAAAGGTGGAAATCTTGCTGTTGAGGCCGAGCATGAATGCCGTGATCGCTTGGGGCGTAAGGTCCATGTTGCGGGCCTGGTCGGCGCTGATGCGGCCATTGCCCTGGGCCGGCACGCCGTTCTTCCAGTCGATGTGGATCGCCTCCATGCCACCGAGGCTGATGTGCAGCGTACGGTCCACCGGCGTACCGGTGCGCTTGAGGATGCCGACCACGGTGAAGGGCTTGTCGTCATGCTTGACCAGGCTGATCGCCGCCACGCCGTGGGCCAGCACCAGTTTGTCGCCGAGCTTGTAATGCAGTGCCTCGGCCACTTCGGCGCCGAGCACCACTTCGAAAGGGTCGCTGGCGAAAGCCCGGCCATCGGCCAATTCCAGGTGTTGCTGGCGACCGTACTGGTAGTGTTCGAAGTAGGCCTCGGTGGTGCCCATCACTCGATAACCACGATGAGAATCGCCGAGAGACATGGGGATCGCCCACTTCACTTTCGGGTTGCTGGCGAAGTGTTCGAAGCTGTCCCAGCGGATATTGTTGGTGGCGTTGCCGATGCGAAACACCGAATACAGCAGCAGGTTTACCGAACCGGAGCGCGCACCGACGATCAGGTCGGTGCCGCTGATGGTGCTGGCGAAACTGGCCCGCGCCTCGGTGCGCACCCGTTCCACCGCCAGCAGCAGGCACACCGACAGGGCGATGGCGAAAGCGGTGAGGATCGCAGTGAAGCGGCGGTTCGCCAGGCTGGCCATGGCTAGACGGAACAAATACATCTCAGACCTCGAGTGGCGTGGCGGCGCGATTGAGATCGGCCAGCGACAGGTTGCGGTCGAACAGCGGTGCCAGGCTCTGGTCGTGGCTGACGAACAACAGGCTCGAGCCGGCCTCGCGGCATTCGGCGAACAACAACCGCAGGAAGTTTTCCCGGGCGTCGTAGTCCAGGGCCGAGGTTGGTTCGTCGGCGATCACCAGTTCCGGTTGGCCGATCAATGCCCGGGCGGCGGCGACCCGTTGTTGCTGGCCGATGGACAACGAGTCGGCGCGGCGCCCCAGCAGGCTTGGATCGGTCAGCCCCAGGTGCGCCAGCAGTGTGGCGGCGGCTTGATCGACGCTGCCGTGACGCTGGATGGCCCGTTCTGCACGGAGCTTGGAAAAGTGGCAGGGCAGCTCGACGTTCTCCCGTACGGAGAGAAACGGCAGCAGGTTGAATTGCTGGAAGATGTAGCCGGTGTGGTCGACGCGAAAGCGGTCGCGGCGGCCGGCGCCCAGTTCGCTGAGCTCCTGGCCGAGCAGGCGGATGCTGCCGCGATCCGGCGTTTGCACTCCGCCCAGAAGCCCCAGCAGCGTGGTCTTGCCGCTGCCGCTCGGGCCCTTGAGGAACAAGGTTTCACCCGCTTCCAGGCGAAACGCCGGGATATCCAGCAACGGCGGATGCCCGGGCCAACTGAAGCCCAGGTCGGAAAGTTCGATGAGTGCTTGGGTCATGGTTGTGATTTCAAGGTAATGGAGCACCTGTGGGAGCGAGCCTGCTCGCGAAGCGGTGTGTCAGGCGACATCTGGGCTGAATGTGCCGGCCTCATCGCGAGCAGGCTCGCTCCCACACTGGATCTATGTTGCCCACATTTGTGCTCGCAACCGGTCAACGGTGTGGGCTTCGGTGGAGTCAGAACTTCAGGGCAGGTGCCTGGGCCGTCATTTCCCCGCCTTGCTGGCCGCTCGGGCCGATCAGTTGCACCAGGATTTTCTGGGTGGCGGGGAATTCCTTGAACAGTGGTGCCAGGTCCAGATGGGTCAAGGAACCAGGCGCGACGCAGCGGAACCGGTATTGAGCGTGGATTTCGCTGTGTTCGTGGTGCTCGTCGCCATCCTCGTCGGCAGGCTCTTCGTGGTCCGGTTCGTCACCGAACAATGGGCTTTTTAGCACCTTCTGCTCCAGGGTGCATTTGGCATCGGCCAGATTGATCAGCGCCGCCGGCTTCTCCAGCTTCGCCCGGACAGCGGCCACCTTGGCTTTGTCGGCGGCGCTGGTGGCGGCGTGTTCGAAGCCCACCAGATTCATCGCCGGGCTTTCCAGTTCCAGCTCCAGGATCTCGCCGTCCAGCGAGGCGTTGAGGCGGGCGACCCCGTGCTCATGGGCGCCGAGACTGCCGTGCTCATGATCGTGGTCATGCTCGGCAGCCGCGTGAGCGACAGCCAATGGCAGCAGGGCGAACGGCAAAGCGAGAAGCAGACGACGCATGACGAGTCTCCAGAAAGTACAAATTGTGTTATGTAATCTTATAACGAAAGTGCGCAGAGTTTGACCGTCTGCTTGGCGTCGCGCAAGGCCCATGGGAGCATGCGTACATGAAATATTCAGGAGCACGGTGATGTTGCGGATACGCGGAACCGTCGGCGATTGGCCGGTGGACTTGTCGATCGAAATGGATGAGGGCGACTGGGCGCAGCTCGGCGCGCAGTTGCAAGCGGCCAAGCTCGACAGCACGGCAACGCCTGCGGCCAAACCGGCCAATCAGGACGATGCCCAGTGGCAGATCGCCAAGGAACTGCTGCGCAAGGCCGGGCAACTGAGTGGCCCGGACCTGCTGGAACAGCTTGAAGGCCTGACCGGCAGCGCCTCGGCGGGCAAGCGCCTGTTGGTGCGCCTGCGCCACTGTGCCGAGGTCAAGGTGCTGAGCGGCGCCGATACGCCGCTCTACAGTTGGGTCGGGGCCTAGTGGCCTGTGTGGCTAATTCGTGCACTCAACTTCGGCGCCAGAACTTGCCAGTCTGCGTTGCCATTCCTCGCCGTAGCGGGCTACGACTCGTCATGGCGCCTTGCCGGGCAAGCCCTGGCACTCGAATTTGAGTACTCGAATTAACCGTACAGGCCACTAGTACAACGCCGCGAACAGCTTGCGACGATAGGTCGTCACCAGCGGATGATCGTTGCCCAGCAGTTCGAACACTTGCAGCAAGGTCTTGTGGGGCAGGCCTTCGCTGTAGCTGCGGTTACGTACGAACAGCTTGAGCAGCGCATCGAGGGCCGCTTCGTACTGCTGGCGCGCCAGTTGCTGGATCGCCAACTGGTACACCGCTTCGTCGTCCTGCGGGTCTTTCGCCAGGCGGGCCTTGAGGTCGGCGGCGTCCGGTAGATGCTTGGCCAGGCCGAGGAACTGGATCTGCGCCTTGGCTCCGGCAAGGGCGGCCTTGTGCTCGTCGCTTTTCACCGCGTCGAGCACGGTCTGGGCTTCGTCCAGCTCGCCGCGCTCGGTCAGGCAGCGGGCATACAGGATCAGGGCCTTGGCGTTGGTGTTGTCTTCACCCAGCAACACCGTGAGCACGGCTTCGGCATCGGCGAAACGCCCGTCGTCGAACAGCGCCTGGGCCTGTTCGAACGGATCGGCGGCGGCCGGCGGCGGCATCTGCACATGGGGCTCGAGCATCGCCCGCACCGCCGATTCCGGCTGGGCACCGGCAAAGCCGTCAACCGGCTGGCCATCCTTGAACAACACCACCGTGGGCAGGCTGCGAATACCGAAGCGGGCGACGATGTCCTGCTCGATATCGCAGTTGACCTTGGCCAGCAGCAGCTCACCCCGATAGCTCTCGGCGATGGTTTGCAGCATCGGCATCAGCGCCTTGCACGGCGCACACCACTCGGCCCAGAAATCCACCAGCACCGGTTTGTGGAAAGAGTTGGCGATCACCGATTGGTCGAAGTCGGCCGTGGTGGCGTCGAAGATGTAGGGCGTTTCCTGAGTCATGGGAATCTCGTAGAGCGCTTGAATGGGGCAACTATACGGCTTGGTGGGGGTGGCTGAAAGCCGGGCTTGTGGTGCCTGATAGGCCGCTATCGCGAGCAGGCTCGCTCCCACAGGGGATTTGTTCAGGTCACAGAATTTGCCGGCACCACAAAACAACTGTGGGAGCGAGCCTGCTCGCGATGCTTTTAAAGCTCGCGCCGCGCGTGGTACAGGCTCACATGCCGAAACTCTTCCGGCTCAGCCAGGTCCGGCAAAGTCATGGCTTCCAGCATTTCGATGCGCCGGTAAAGCGGATGCTGGAAATCCCGCACCCGGGAATCGGCCACCAGGGCCTCGCGGCCACGGCTGAGGAACTGATCGAGCAGCGGCAGGTTGGCCCGGTCGTAGAGCACGTCGGCGACCAGGATCAGGTCGAAGCGATCGGCCTCGGCAAAGAAATCCGTCGAATAACCCAGCTCTACGTCATTGAGCGCGGCATTGGCCTGGCACGCGGCAATCGCCAGTGGGTCCAGGTCGCAGGCCACCACCTCCAGCGCCCCGGCCTTGACCGCCGCAATGCCCGCCACGCCGGAACCGGCGCCAAAATCCAATACCCGCTTGCCCTCGACCCACTGCGGCTGTTCGGCCAGGTAGCGCGCCATCGCCAGGCCGCTGGCCCAGCAGAAGCTCCAGTAAGGCGGTTCGTGGAGGATGCGGCGGGTTTCTTCCGGGCTGAAGGCGCGGTCCATGTTGTCGCCGTCGATCAGCCACAATTTCAAGTCAGTGTCGGGCAGCGGGCAGGCCACCAGGCGCGCGTCGCCCAGTAACTCGCCCAACGCCCGTTGCAGGTCTTGCGGTGCATTCATGGCGCTTTGACGAATTGCAGGGTGCCCAACGCCTGGGTGGTCGGTTGGCTGATGCGTTGTTCCGGCAGGTGCAGGATCAATTGGCCGGACTGGCTGGCACGGCCGCGCAGTTCCACCCGGGCGCCGACCGGAAAGGCATCGGGGTTGAAACGCAAGCGGAAGGGCAGGGCCTGGTTGGTGCCGATCAGGCTGGAACTGGCGAGCAGTTGCTGCGGACGGTCCTTGTCATCGATCACCAGCAGCGCCAATTCGACCTCGGCCCCGGCCGGTACGCCTTGCAGGGTGCCGCTCAATTCCCGCTGATAAGCCGGCAGTGGTCCCAGCTCGGCAGCCTGGCGAGCCTTTTCCTGAGCCTGTTTCGGCGCCGGGGCCGGTGCGGGCGCAGCCGGTTTGGGGGCATCGCTGCTGCACGCCATCAGCAGGCTGAAAAAACTGAGCAAAACGAGCGATCGTAGCGGCATGTGTGGCTCCAGCAAGGTAAATTCCATGGATCTGACGGTAAGCCCGTCTGTATACCGTAAACCCTATGGCTTGTCTTGCCAGTGGGATGCGCTACCATGGCCCTCCCTTTTTTTGTTGCCTGCCACCATGCACTGTCCCTTCTGCGGTGCCAACGACACCAAGGTCATCGACTCGCGACTGGTCGCCGAGGGCGAACAAGTCCGCCGCCGCCGCGAATGCCTGGCTTGCGGTGAGCGTTTCACGACGTTCGAGACCGCTGAACTGGTGTTGCCGCGCCTGATCAAAACCGACGGCAGCCGCCAGCCGTTCGACGAAGAAAAACTGCGCGCCGGCATGCAGCGCGCCCTGGAAAAACGCCCGGTGAGCGTCGAGCGCCTGGAAGCGGCGCTGGTGCACATCAAGCACAAGCTGCGGGCCACTGGCGAGCGCGAGGTCAAGTCCCTGGTGGTCGGTGAGCTGGTGATGGCCGAGCTGCAGAAGCTCGATGAAGTCGCCTACATCCGTTTCGCCTCGGTGTACCGGCGCTTCCAGGACCTGAACGAGTTCCGCGAAGAAATCGACCGCCTGGCCCGCGAACCGGTGAAAGAATGACCGTTCCGGCGCAGCAGGCCGTCCTCGACGCCCACTACATGGCCCGTGCCCTGGAGTTGGCGCGGCGCGGTCACTACACCACCCACCCCAATCCCCGGGTCGGTTGCGTGATCGTGCGCGACGGGCAGATTGTCGGCGAAGGCTGGCACATCCGCGCTGGCGAGCCCCATGCCGAAGTCCACGCCCTGCGCGCTGCCGCTGAACAGGCCCGGGGCGCCACGGCCTACGTGACCCTCGAACCGTGCAGCCATCACGGTCGTACGCCGCCGTGTGCCGACGCGCTGGTCAATGCCGGCGTGGCACGGGTGGTGGCAGCGATGCAGGACCCCAACCCGGAAGTGGCCGGGCGAGGCCTGCAACGGCTGGCCCAGGCCGGTATCGCTACTGAAAGCGGCGTACTGGAAGGCGAGGCGCGCAAGCTCAATGAAGGTTTCCTCAAGCGCATGGAACACGGCCTGCCGTTCGTGCGGGTCAAGCTTGCCATGAGCCTCGATGGCCGCACGGCCATGGAAAGCGGCGAAAGCCAGTGGATCACCGGTCCGGCCGCACGTTCGGCGGTACAACGCCTGCGCGCCCAGGCCAGTGTGGTGCTGACCGGCGCCGATACGGTGCTGGCGGACAATGCCCGGCTGACCGTGCGCGCCGATGAACTCGGGCTGGACCCGGAGCAGACCGCGTTGGCCATGAGCCGTCCGCCGCTGCGGGTGCTGGTGGACGGTCGTTTGCGGGTGCCGCTCGACGCAGCGTTCTTCAAGGCCGGCCCGGCGCTGGTCGCTACCTGCATGGCGGTGGAAGAACAGTACGCCAACGGCCCCGAATGCATGATCGTGGCGGGCGAGGACGGACAGGTCGATCTGCGTCGGCTGCTGGTGGAGCTGGCGGGGCGGGGCGTCAACGAGGTGTTGGTGGAGGCCGGTCCGCGTCTGGCGGGGGCTTTCGCACGGCAAGGCTTGGTGGACGAATTCCAGATTTTCATCGCCGGCAAGTTCCTCGGGTCTTCGGCTCGGCCGCTGTTGGACTGGCCGCTGGCGCAGATGAAAGATGCCCCGGAACTGAAAATCACTGAAATCCGCGCCGTGGGCGATGACTGGCGAGTCACCGCCGTCCCCGTTCCCCAGGCGAGCGTATAATTCCCGGCTTTCGCCCAAGCGGCGGCCCGTTCTCGAGGAGGACTCCATGTTTACCGGCATCATCGAATCCATCGGCAGCATCCGCGCACTGACCCCCAAGGGCGGCGATGTGCGGGTCTACGTCGAAACCGGCAAGCTCGACCTGAGCGACGTCAAGTTGGGCGACAGCATTGCGGTCAACGGCGTGTGCCTGACCGCCGTCGAGTTGCCGGGCAACGGTTTCCTGGCGGATGTCAGCCGCGAAACCCTCGACTGCACCGCCATGAACGACCTCAAGAGTGGTAGCCCGGTCAACCTGGAAAAAGCCCTGACGCCGACCACCCGCTTGGGCGGCCACTTGGTCAGCGGCCACGTCGATGGCGTCGGCGAAGTGGTTTCGCGCACCGATAACGCCCGCGCCGTGGAGTTTCGCATCCGCGCGCCCAAGGAACTGGCCAAGTACATCGCCCACAAAGGCTCGATCACCGTCGACGGCACCAGCCTGACGGTCAATGCGGTGGATGGCGCCGAGTTCCTGCTGACGATCATTCCCCATACCCTGAGCGAAACCATCATGGCTTCGTACCGGCCGGGGCGCCGGGTCAACCTGGAAGTCGACTTGCTGGCCCGGTACCTGGAGCGCCTGCTGTTGGGCGAAAAGGCCGCAGAGCCTGCAGCCGGTAATATCACTGAAAGCTTTCTGGCCGCCAACGGCTACCTCAAATCCTGACCCAAGGGGGTGCCGCGTGGCGCTCAATAGCATCGAAGAACTGGTTGAAGACATCCGCCAAGGCAAGATGGTCATCCTCATGGATGACGAAGACCGCGAGAACGAAGGCGACCTGATCATGGCCGCCGAGTGCTGCAAGGCCGAACACATCAACTTCATGGCCAAGCATGCCCGCGGGTTGATCTGCATGCCGATGACCCGCGAGCGCTGCGAGCTGCTGAAGTTGCCGCTGATGGCGCCGCGCAACGGCTCGGGCTTCGGCACCAAGTTCACCGTGTCCATCGAGGCCGCCGAAGGCGTGACCACCGGGATCTCCGCCGCTGACCGCGCGCGCACCGTGCAGGCCGCTGCCGCCCGGGACGCCAAGGCCGAAGACATCGTCAGCCCCGGCCACATCTTCCCGCTGATGGCCCAGGCCGGCGGCACCCTGGCCCGCGCCGGCCACACCGAAGCCGCGTGCGACCTGGCGCGCATGGCCGGTTTCGAGCCCAGCGGTGTGATCTGCGAAGTGATGAACGACGACGGCACCATGTCCCGTCGCGCGGAGCTGGAAACCTTTGCCGCCGAACACAATATCAAG harbors:
- the ribD gene encoding bifunctional diaminohydroxyphosphoribosylaminopyrimidine deaminase/5-amino-6-(5-phosphoribosylamino)uracil reductase RibD, giving the protein MTVPAQQAVLDAHYMARALELARRGHYTTHPNPRVGCVIVRDGQIVGEGWHIRAGEPHAEVHALRAAAEQARGATAYVTLEPCSHHGRTPPCADALVNAGVARVVAAMQDPNPEVAGRGLQRLAQAGIATESGVLEGEARKLNEGFLKRMEHGLPFVRVKLAMSLDGRTAMESGESQWITGPAARSAVQRLRAQASVVLTGADTVLADNARLTVRADELGLDPEQTALAMSRPPLRVLVDGRLRVPLDAAFFKAGPALVATCMAVEEQYANGPECMIVAGEDGQVDLRRLLVELAGRGVNEVLVEAGPRLAGAFARQGLVDEFQIFIAGKFLGSSARPLLDWPLAQMKDAPELKITEIRAVGDDWRVTAVPVPQASV
- the nrdR gene encoding transcriptional regulator NrdR, with product MHCPFCGANDTKVIDSRLVAEGEQVRRRRECLACGERFTTFETAELVLPRLIKTDGSRQPFDEEKLRAGMQRALEKRPVSVERLEAALVHIKHKLRATGEREVKSLVVGELVMAELQKLDEVAYIRFASVYRRFQDLNEFREEIDRLAREPVKE
- the ribBA gene encoding bifunctional 3,4-dihydroxy-2-butanone-4-phosphate synthase/GTP cyclohydrolase II, which translates into the protein MALNSIEELVEDIRQGKMVILMDDEDRENEGDLIMAAECCKAEHINFMAKHARGLICMPMTRERCELLKLPLMAPRNGSGFGTKFTVSIEAAEGVTTGISAADRARTVQAAAARDAKAEDIVSPGHIFPLMAQAGGTLARAGHTEAACDLARMAGFEPSGVICEVMNDDGTMSRRAELETFAAEHNIKIGTIADLIHYRMIHERTVQRIAEQPLDSELGQFNLVTYRDSVEGDVHMALTLGTVCAEEPTLVRVHNMDPLRDLLMVKQPGRWSLRAAMAAVAEAGSGVVLLLGHPLDGDVLLAHIRETGDQAAVKKPTTYSIVGAGSQILRDLGVRKMRLMSAPMKFNAISGFDLEVVEYVPSE
- a CDS encoding riboflavin synthase — protein: MFTGIIESIGSIRALTPKGGDVRVYVETGKLDLSDVKLGDSIAVNGVCLTAVELPGNGFLADVSRETLDCTAMNDLKSGSPVNLEKALTPTTRLGGHLVSGHVDGVGEVVSRTDNARAVEFRIRAPKELAKYIAHKGSITVDGTSLTVNAVDGAEFLLTIIPHTLSETIMASYRPGRRVNLEVDLLARYLERLLLGEKAAEPAAGNITESFLAANGYLKS